The Limnospira fusiformis SAG 85.79 genomic interval TCATGGAGAGAATCACTAAGTACAGGACAAAAGTTGTAGAGCCTGGTGAAACCGCCCTGAAAACAAAGGCAGATTAGAGAAAGTGCGGCGTAGAAAATCGAAGCCAGTGCGGAAAAGACTCTGGGAGCGTCGTCCGTGAGCCTTCAAAGGAATGGGTGAACCTTGGTGAATCCACAAACCCACCTTCATAGCCCAAGTAAAAGCCAGGCTAAGCAAAGCCAATAAACGGCTCAAGCGCTCAGGGTCCTTAAAGTGAGTCGATTCGAGACAGAAGCCCCGAGTCTTCAAGGCTCCGAAGAGGTTTTCAATACCCCAACGCCGAGCATAGTCGGGGAGGGCCGTTTCGGGGCAAGCGTTAGTGATGAGAATCAACAACTCCCCCGAATCAGCCAGACGAGAGCCAATGACGTAAACCTGCCGTCCCCAAACCCAACGGCGACCCGAAAGCTGGCGAAATTCTCCGGGTCGCAGAGAATCAAACATTCGTTCGCCGCTACGCCGAGTTCCTCCTAACTTAGGACTAATCAGCTCGCTGTGGCGGATGCGTAGGCGGAAAGGAACCTCGGGGTCGATGAGAAGATACGAGAGCCAATCTCGCCCCACAAATTCCCGGTCAGCGGTCAGACAAGCCACCTCCACGTCAGGAAATAGTGCCTCGAAGCGGTCGAATAAGTCCATGCGTTCGCCACTGTTGCTATTGCCCTTTTTGTCAAGCATCGTCCACAGCAGGGGAAAGGCAATCCCCTCGTGGACGACTGCCAACATCAAGATGTTGAAATGGGTTTGACCGAAAGACCAACAGGTGCGGTCGAGACTAAGAGTCCAAGGTTGGGGAATGTCAATGAGGCTAACGACGAAACGGGCAATCTCTGCCCGGTCAAATTTGAATTGCCGAAAAAAACGTTGTAATCGCTTGTATAGGATTAGTCAAGGTGGTTAGGACGCAGCTTTGAGAACGGAATCCATGGCATCATGGAGAGAATCAAACTGCTCACGTGCAGTGGCGAATACGGGCTTTCAGCCACGACCAACATTTCTCTATCTTGTTGAGGTCTGGCGAATAAGGCGGAAGATAGAGTAAACGGCATTGAGCTGCCTCCACCAGTTCAGCAATCCGTCCCCCTTTATGAAACGTTGCATTGTCCAATACTAGAGTCTGACCTGGCTTCAATGTTGGAATTAAGATGAACTCCAACCACAACTCAAACACTGTCCGATTACAACAACCCTCAAAGCTAAAGGGAGCTAAGAGTTGTTGATGACACCATGCGGCTATCATACTTACCCTGCCCTGCCTCTTCCCTGATTTGAGTGCATGGAAGCGTTTTCCTTCCTCGCAGTAACCATAAGGGTAATCCGAGTCCTGACTATTCATGCCGGCTTCATCGAGGTAGACCACTTCTTCCGGCTCCATCTGTTCAATCTGAGCCATAAACTCCTCTCGCTGTTGCTTCCAACGTTCTTGGTAGCCGTAAGTTTTTTTTCTGGTGAAGCCAATTTTCTTCAAGGCTCTGGATATGGTGCGAGGAGAGATGTCGTCATCCCAAAGTTCAGCCATTTGAGCGGAGGTTTTGTGGCCATGCTCTTGGGCAAAAGCCTTGAATTTCTGCCAGTCGGTAATTTTGTGGTTATTGCCAGGTCGGTGATGAGGTTTAGGGAGGAAGTCTCCGGTCTGTGCTTTTCTTTGCAGCCAGAGATTAATGGTGTTCCTGCTGACATGGAAAACTTGACTGGCTTTTGTTTTGGGCATACCGTCTAGTTCAATGGCATCAATAACTTTTTGCCTGAGGTCGTAACTATAGGGGGCTGGCATTTTTGGTCTTCTTAGTCATCTCGTCCTCTCCATTATACGTCCTAAGTGTTCTGTCTTGTGCTATACAATGTGGTCTACTTCAATTATGTCTGATGGGGTAAAGTATTGCCCACACCAGGCGCACCTACCTTTTTGCTTTTTGAGTAGTTTGGCTACATTATTTGGCGTGGTGCGAGACGTTTAGGAGTCAAATAAGGCTGTAATGTCTGAAATAACCTCCTAGTGGGACTTTCACCCCTTGGTGAAAT includes:
- a CDS encoding IS630 family transposase (programmed frameshift); its protein translation is MPAPYSYDLRQKVIDAIELDGMPKTKASQVFHVSRNTINLWLQRKAQTGDFLPKPHHRPGNNHKITDWQKFKAFAQEHGHKTSAQMAELWDDDISPRTISRALKKIGFTRKKTYGYQERWKQQREEFMAQIEQMEPEEVVYLDEAGMNSQDSDYPYGYCEEGKRFHALKSGKRQGRVSMIAAWCHQQLLAPFSFEGCCNRTVFELWLEFILIPTLKPGQTLVLDNATFHKGGRIAELVEAAQCRLLYLPPYSPDLNKIEKCWSWLKARIRHAREQFDSLHDAMDSVLKAAS